In Cryptomeria japonica chromosome 1, Sugi_1.0, whole genome shotgun sequence, the sequence GAAACAAATCCtaacttaaaaaaattaaacaagGTGAGAAATAAAAGACACCATTTCCCACTAAAAAAACTaagatttaagaaaaaaaatagagaaaaataagaaaatatgaATGACTTACGACTATGCCAAATGGTGATAGGGTAATTTGTGTTGGGGTAAGGATACATCTTACTAATGTTGGTCACCAAGGTGAACCTACAACTTAACATGAGATCACTCAATATATACTAAGATTTCTAAGGTGACCCTAAGATCTCTTGAGTTCCCCTAAGACTCAAGGTAAGAATTTGATCTTTCATATGAAAAGAAGGTTTTTAGGTTAGGAAGATGAAATTTGGTGGGGAAGAATAGTTGAGAAAGGGTACAAGAACACTAGGTGGCCAcgtttttgttcaccatcttggtgcatagACCCCGAAGTTGTACCTTCCTCTAGTCCAAGTGGAACAAGCTCATCTTCTCAATTTGAATGTCCAAAGTAGATGATGCTTAATCTCAGTTCTTAGGATGGAACATGCTCCATGTTAAACTTCTCATTGGTAACCATATTAAATTTATAATTCCTATACCCATTTATCCCTTTTGTTGCAAACGGATTTATAATTCATTCCTTTTGGATTTGTGTGTACTCTCATTAATTATAGCACTCACTTTTCACCTCCCTACTTGACCTATTCCTTCAAATGTGATCTTGAAAAGTAGCTTTTCTTAGTGCCTCTCCATCCTTCGATATTCTCTCACATTCACAAACAtgtgattatttattttatttggaaaCTGTGTTGTCTAGTGCTATTTTCTTTGTCGCAATTCCCcctcttcaaaataattttcaaataatcTACATTAATTTGTCTCTCTAGCTTGCAATTTTTTTAATAGCATGACTCAACATCTCATTGGATGGGGAAATATAAGATCTTCATCTACATGCTTTTATTGAAGGGCATGAAGGATCAAATGTTTCATGAAATGTTAATTAGGATATAGATTCAAATTGACAATAGGGCTAAACAATCAAGAGACTATTGTATTGTTCTGAATGGTTTATACATGACACAGATCTGGAGTTTCATCTAGGTTGGCTTGGTTGAATTGTTTACATTGGTGGGATGAGGATGGTTGATTTTCTATTTCATAATCAACAATTGTTAAATTGATGAGATTCTGATCAGttatgctatttatgtttattgtaATGAATTGCTGCTTTGTCACTGTTATTTGTTATGTTTTGTGCTTTCCACATGAGAGAGACATTCTTCTGGCTCTTAGGAATGAGTATTATAATTACATGCATTATCATGCAACCAAGCAATACATGAGTCATGAAAGGGGTTTAATTGCTACAAGTGGAGGTACCAAACGAAGAAGGCAACAATTGTTTATTTTTGTAGTTATATTATTTGTTGTTTTCACTATAGGGGAGAGGActtagtagttgtgcaccctagtttcgtgcttctcaaaattctatgtggaaatttcaaatcactcccaattttttacaacaacttacttggcaagttccctacttataactaaggttttggggccacatcatcaagtatggtgccacatcagcatgctttttgccaaggtgtccaaaacatccccccaaaaagtgagaccaatagtcgTGCAAAAGAGGCCCCTATACCTGTACAactgatgtggcatcacctgattggttgctttttacaactaatgGTGCATTTCATAGCAATaaaaactttaaagtcacaactattggtgcaatgtattgtaattattaatatataacacacaacaattaaaattttatgtttcaaacaatagtttttatttgtactattATTGGAACAAAAAAGTAATAACAACCATCGCAACTATTCATACATACTCAACTACAGGTACTCTTCCCCTTACTCTTATTTTCTTCATTCAATACAAATAAATAAACATTTCTATCCTTCGTGTTCATTATaacatttattaaattttattgtcAATTTTGAAGCTCTATTATCGAAATCGTTAATTAATTAAACCCAACAATTATTGTAGGAGTGATTAAATCCCTTACTATAAGGTAAGGTAGTTGAGGAAGCTAAGGCTTTATGCCCTGCCGTCGGCTTGAAAGGGATAAAGACAATAGTTGCCTCAGTGATAGGAAGTAATCCTTGTATGATGGGACTACCGAGTCAAAGTCTTGATACCTTTGTCGGAAAACATTTGTTTTTTAATGGCGTAAATGTCACGATAGAAGGAAGATAATCACGCGCATCTACTCGCCGTGTTAAACATGCACTACAATTTCCTCCCTCTTTCCTCCCCTCTGCATTTCATTTATATCTCCCTCCCCTCTTCTTCCTTCCTCACTCCTCAACACTCTTCTTTCCACTGAATTCCTCTCTTTTGCAAAGACACGAGAATTAATGGCAATTTGGTTGTGGTCATGCGTAACTCCATCCAAAACAGCCAAACTCATCCGATTTGATGGCGGCGTTGAGAGAATCAAAGTTAAAGTGGGAATGAAGGTTGCAGAATTAATGCTCGACAATCCCAATCAATTTGTCTGCAATTTGGGTAGTCTGCAAGCAGGGCATCGTATTTTAGCGCTCCCTGCGGAAGAAGAAATAGAGTGGGGAAATACATACGTTCTTCTCCCCATGCAAAAATTGCGCTGTGTGCTGAGTGAGGCGGACATGGGTAGAATTCAACAATTGAAGAACAAATCGAATGCAATCTCCTCCTCCCACTCCAAAATCGTTCCACTCTCTGAGGAGGACTTTGTGGCGGAGAAATCGTCGTTGGCAAAACTGGTGGCGAATGAGGAAGAAATagagaagatgaagatgagaataGGCGGGCAGAGATGCTGGAAACCTTCCTTGCATACAATTGAAGAGACTCGCAGCTTAAAATTCACAGAAAACGCTCCAAAACTACCAATTTTGACTTGCAGATTGAGATAACGCCATTGAATTTGTTTACAcctatcatttttatttatttaattttttttatcaaaagagCAATAATAATTCGCGTGGCCTGTTGTAAGCTCCAtgttataatttatttaaaaaaatatatatttttgtttttaataaaatTGCTTTAGAATAGAAATAATAGCAAGTCTACAAagaagttgtcaatgaaaatttattaaaaaaaatcaatattaaTAATACAATGAACAaaataagatagaaaatgataaataTGATTGATTAGTTGTCTTAGTTTAAGTTTTCAATTGATAagtgattttttaaatttatttattatgtcAGTATGATCGTAGTTACCATTTCCCCTCTCTAATTC encodes:
- the LOC131041972 gene encoding uncharacterized protein LOC131041972, with protein sequence MAIWLWSCVTPSKTAKLIRFDGGVERIKVKVGMKVAELMLDNPNQFVCNLGSLQAGHRILALPAEEEIEWGNTYVLLPMQKLRCVLSEADMGRIQQLKNKSNAISSSHSKIVPLSEEDFVAEKSSLAKLVANEEEIEKMKMRIGGQRCWKPSLHTIEETRSLKFTENAPKLPILTCRLR